A genomic window from Ilyobacter polytropus DSM 2926 includes:
- a CDS encoding tyrosine-type recombinase/integrase — MRIPVDLVQPLPKEDIRKMLRLPNKTLYNDYRDYLLMLLMLDTGIRVKEAVNLKIADVDIKRGVIVIRGEISKTRSFRELPISLDTCKKFREIIKMSKEYKSNYVFLNELGGKLSYATVSWCFRNYGKKAGIN; from the coding sequence ATGAGAATCCCTGTTGATCTGGTACAGCCTTTACCTAAAGAAGATATAAGAAAAATGCTCAGACTTCCGAATAAAACTTTATACAATGACTACAGAGATTACTTATTGATGTTACTTATGCTGGATACAGGTATTAGGGTAAAGGAGGCAGTTAACCTGAAAATCGCTGATGTAGATATCAAAAGAGGAGTTATCGTTATTCGTGGGGAAATTTCAAAGACTAGATCATTCCGAGAACTTCCAATAAGCTTAGACACCTGCAAAAAATTCAGAGAGATTATAAAGATGTCCAAGGAATATAAGAGCAATTACGTTTTTTTAAATGAACTAGGAGGTAAACTTAGTTATGCAACTGTGAGTTGGTGCTTTAGAAATTATGGAAAAAAGGCAGGTATAAATTGA
- a CDS encoding prepilin-type N-terminal cleavage/methylation domain-containing protein: MKKGFTIIELMIVISIISLISAIVIPKYSNITSEAKIANVQANLSNLNTAISLYKLKNESYPDLVGNEDDLGDFTDVYSKSKMPDTPNYSGGSKSNTIYSSRSNTGGWIYIESDGVIYANLEDGTYSGDTDTEIWSGESETSNSILYDFDDDDGLIFKLGSTGTWAISEDGTLYSTGGWNGYVFMENPYSEYTIETTTTLLGLDNGYGLFIQSDEDGSGYVLQFDYGLNAIVIKERDSYGNEISSSTQYILNGNDDGNEYMDVNDEDYDGWWTDEHDISVSVTSNGDGTNSVAVSIDDEEITDEDIIIDEGTSDTNYTGFRSWGEADVEVESLSITEI, encoded by the coding sequence TTGAAAAAAGGATTTACAATTATAGAATTAATGATAGTTATCTCTATTATTTCACTTATATCAGCTATTGTTATCCCAAAATATAGCAATATTACATCAGAAGCTAAGATAGCAAATGTTCAAGCTAACCTTTCTAATTTAAATACTGCAATATCTTTGTACAAATTAAAAAATGAAAGTTATCCTGATTTGGTCGGAAATGAAGATGATTTAGGTGATTTTACAGATGTCTATTCTAAAAGTAAAATGCCAGACACACCTAACTATTCTGGAGGGTCAAAATCTAATACTATTTATAGCAGTAGGTCTAATACCGGAGGGTGGATTTATATTGAAAGTGATGGTGTAATATATGCTAATTTGGAAGACGGAACATACAGTGGTGACACTGACACTGAGATATGGAGTGGAGAAAGTGAAACTTCTAACTCTATTTTATACGACTTTGACGATGATGACGGATTAATTTTTAAATTAGGTAGTACCGGTACATGGGCAATCTCTGAAGATGGGACACTATATTCAACTGGCGGATGGAATGGATATGTCTTCATGGAAAACCCTTATTCAGAATATACAATAGAGACGACAACAACTTTACTTGGTCTTGACAATGGTTACGGTTTATTTATCCAATCGGATGAAGACGGTTCAGGATATGTACTTCAGTTTGATTATGGTCTCAATGCAATAGTAATAAAAGAGCGTGATTCGTATGGAAATGAAATTTCTAGTTCTACTCAATACATACTTAATGGTAACGATGACGGTAACGAATACATGGATGTTAATGATGAGGATTACGATGGATGGTGGACAGACGAGCATGATATATCTGTAAGTGTAACGAGTAACGGTGATGGAACTAATTCTGTAGCAGTAAGCATTGATGATGAAGAGATAACAGATGAAGATATAATAATTGACGAGGGTACATCTGACACTAACTACACAGGATTCAGGTCTTGGGGTGAGGCAGATGTGGAAGTTGAAAGTCTTAGTATTACCGAGATTTAA
- a CDS encoding thermonuclease family protein, which yields MTVFTQTIPGNVSYVSDGDTLQLISNGEKYKIKFYGVDVPESSQKYGLEAKEFVSERVVGKTVKIQVMDTDQ from the coding sequence ATTACAGTCTTTACACAAACCATCCCAGGCAATGTCAGCTATGTAAGTGACGGAGACACACTACAACTAATTTCTAATGGTGAAAAGTATAAAATCAAATTTTACGGTGTCGATGTCCCTGAAAGTTCTCAGAAATACGGACTCGAAGCCAAGGAATTTGTTTCTGAAAGAGTAGTTGGAAAGACTGTCAAAATACAGGTAATGGATACTGACCAATAA
- the selB gene encoding selenocysteine-specific translation elongation factor, translating to MRNIVIGTAGHIDHGKTTLVRNLTGIDTDTLPEEKKRGMTINLGFTYLTLESGKKIGLVDVPGHEKFIKNMVSGVSGIDFMILIVAADDGVMPQTREHFNVIKLLGVKKGVVVITKSDLVSTERVAKVRNEIRKEFEGSFIDQCEILEVNSLDLKSYEPLKKLLNYEVENIKDKNKDKNNFRLHVDRVFNVKGFGTVVTGTSMGTLVHEGDILTLYPQMKNVRVKGIQNHGETLTSLKPGNRCALNLGGVQVKDIKRGDILGTPETLSMSDRIDVNLHILKGKKKIKNNHRIRLHLGTTEVIGRIKLFGKDDVEGGDESLAQLLLENTIVGLPGDIGIIRNFSPMDTIGNIKILSMKGERVKRKNSKYIDSLTNLLNGTSHNKIESWIIKNSEFFPTLKDILLATGSETAEEVLESLIEDKKVFCLKELGFKRYFHINYLIKMEKEISLLLKDYHEKNPLRSGANKSEIKNKYFDKKLKVKNFNEILDLLEKRKSIKVSENTVHLSDFKIRLNKEQKKIKDIILIKYKEQGFKPPKYIELETLVEDKKALEKIHSILIDTGLLIPLDEDICFMKGFFNEGEKRIKEKAKETGKITLGETREILGTSRKFALAFLEKLDSMGITKRIEDYRIVLSN from the coding sequence ATGAGAAATATTGTAATTGGTACAGCAGGGCACATAGACCATGGTAAAACTACCCTTGTAAGAAACCTCACAGGAATAGATACAGATACACTGCCAGAAGAGAAGAAAAGGGGAATGACTATTAACCTTGGATTTACATATCTTACACTGGAATCAGGTAAAAAAATTGGTCTAGTAGATGTACCGGGACACGAAAAATTTATAAAAAACATGGTGTCTGGAGTAAGTGGTATCGACTTTATGATATTAATAGTAGCAGCAGATGATGGTGTAATGCCCCAGACAAGAGAACATTTTAATGTAATAAAGCTCCTAGGTGTAAAAAAAGGAGTAGTGGTAATTACCAAAAGTGACCTTGTTTCTACTGAAAGAGTGGCAAAGGTAAGGAATGAAATAAGGAAAGAGTTTGAAGGAAGTTTTATAGATCAATGTGAAATATTAGAAGTAAATTCTTTAGATTTAAAAAGCTATGAACCCTTAAAAAAGCTTTTGAATTATGAGGTAGAAAATATAAAAGATAAGAATAAAGATAAGAATAACTTCAGACTGCATGTGGACAGAGTATTCAATGTAAAAGGATTCGGAACCGTTGTAACTGGTACTTCCATGGGAACTTTGGTACACGAAGGTGATATTCTGACTCTATATCCTCAGATGAAAAATGTGAGAGTAAAAGGGATACAAAACCACGGCGAAACACTAACAAGTTTAAAACCTGGTAACAGATGTGCATTAAATCTAGGCGGAGTCCAAGTAAAGGATATAAAAAGAGGGGATATCTTAGGAACTCCGGAAACACTTTCCATGTCAGATAGAATCGATGTAAACCTTCATATTCTAAAAGGAAAGAAAAAGATAAAAAATAACCATAGAATAAGACTTCACCTAGGAACAACAGAGGTAATAGGAAGAATAAAGCTTTTTGGAAAAGATGACGTTGAAGGAGGGGATGAAAGTCTTGCTCAACTTTTATTGGAAAATACTATAGTTGGTCTTCCTGGAGATATAGGTATCATTAGAAACTTCTCTCCCATGGACACCATCGGCAATATAAAAATTTTGAGTATGAAAGGAGAAAGAGTAAAAAGAAAAAACTCTAAATATATAGATTCTCTGACTAATTTGTTAAATGGAACTTCACACAACAAAATAGAAAGTTGGATAATCAAAAACAGTGAATTTTTTCCCACCCTAAAGGATATACTCTTAGCTACTGGAAGTGAAACCGCCGAAGAAGTTTTGGAAAGTCTTATTGAAGATAAAAAAGTATTCTGCCTAAAAGAATTGGGGTTCAAGAGATACTTTCATATAAATTATCTAATAAAGATGGAAAAAGAAATATCTTTATTATTAAAAGATTACCACGAAAAAAATCCTCTTAGATCAGGAGCCAATAAATCCGAGATAAAGAATAAATATTTTGATAAAAAACTAAAAGTTAAAAATTTCAACGAAATTCTTGACCTTCTAGAAAAAAGAAAAAGCATCAAAGTAAGTGAAAATACTGTACACCTTTCAGACTTTAAAATCCGCCTGAATAAGGAACAAAAAAAAATAAAAGATATTATCCTTATCAAATATAAAGAACAAGGATTTAAACCTCCAAAATACATTGAACTTGAAACTCTTGTTGAAGATAAAAAAGCTCTTGAAAAAATACATTCTATTCTTATAGATACAGGACTCCTTATTCCGTTAGATGAAGATATCTGTTTCATGAAGGGATTTTTTAATGAAGGAGAAAAAAGAATAAAAGAAAAAGCTAAAGAAACTGGAAAGATTACCCTAGGTGAAACGAGAGAAATACTTGGAACAAGCAGAAAATTTGCACTGGCATTTTTAGAAAAACTTGATTCCATGGGTATAACCAAAAGAATTGAAGATTATAGAATTGTGTTATCTAATTAA
- the selA gene encoding L-seryl-tRNA(Sec) selenium transferase: MVKKKLFKQLPKVDEILKIPEIIELSKNIDYFNFTEGIREGIDYYRQEIAKESITELHIKDVVENIKIILKKRSLMNLRNVINATGTLVHTNLGRSLISEKAAKNVFDVITSYNNLEYNLQEGNRGSRYDHIEKLVCTVTGAEGAILTNNNAAAVMLALNEFAKDGEAVVSRGELVEIGGSFRVPDIMKISGTKLIEVGTTNRTHPKDYREAITENTSVLLKIHTSNYKIVGFTKEVTNSELAEIGRENNVLTMEDLGSGVLVNFGKYGIKKEPTVQESIASGIDLITFSGDKLLGGPQAGIIVGKKKYIDRLKKNQLLRALRVSKMTLAALESTLRYYLDEREAIEEIPTLKMILEDSVKVKERAAKLFEILQKNDVKCSIVETEATIGGGSMPGETVKSCGVGIEGSPLELEREFRLGTPHIIGIIRNNLFILDVKAVKNDELYLVAKKAAEIIKKQIIKI, from the coding sequence ATTGTGAAAAAAAAGTTATTCAAACAACTTCCAAAAGTAGATGAAATATTAAAAATACCTGAGATAATTGAACTCTCTAAAAATATAGATTATTTCAATTTTACAGAGGGAATTAGAGAAGGAATTGATTACTATAGGCAGGAAATTGCAAAGGAAAGTATAACTGAACTTCATATAAAAGATGTCGTAGAAAATATTAAAATTATTCTCAAAAAAAGATCTCTTATGAATCTAAGAAATGTGATTAATGCAACTGGAACATTGGTACATACAAACCTCGGAAGATCACTGATCTCTGAAAAGGCAGCCAAAAATGTATTTGACGTAATAACATCATACAATAACCTTGAATATAATCTCCAAGAGGGAAACAGAGGCAGCAGATATGATCATATAGAAAAACTAGTCTGTACAGTTACAGGTGCTGAGGGGGCTATCCTTACAAATAACAATGCTGCAGCAGTAATGCTTGCACTAAATGAATTTGCAAAAGACGGAGAAGCTGTTGTATCTAGAGGAGAACTGGTAGAGATTGGGGGTTCTTTCAGAGTCCCAGATATAATGAAAATATCAGGAACAAAACTTATAGAGGTAGGAACAACAAACAGAACTCACCCAAAGGATTATAGGGAAGCAATAACAGAAAATACATCTGTGCTTCTTAAAATTCATACATCTAACTATAAAATTGTAGGTTTTACCAAGGAAGTCACAAATAGTGAGCTTGCTGAGATAGGACGAGAAAATAATGTCCTTACAATGGAGGACCTTGGAAGTGGAGTCCTTGTTAACTTTGGTAAGTACGGGATAAAAAAAGAACCTACAGTACAGGAGAGTATAGCGTCTGGAATAGATCTAATAACTTTTAGTGGAGACAAGCTTTTAGGAGGACCTCAGGCTGGGATAATAGTTGGAAAGAAAAAATATATCGACAGGCTAAAAAAGAATCAGCTTCTAAGAGCCTTAAGAGTCAGTAAAATGACGCTGGCAGCTTTAGAATCAACCTTGAGGTATTATCTGGACGAAAGAGAGGCTATAGAGGAAATTCCCACTCTAAAAATGATATTAGAGGACAGTGTTAAGGTGAAGGAAAGAGCTGCAAAGTTGTTTGAAATTCTTCAAAAGAACGATGTAAAATGTAGCATTGTGGAAACTGAAGCCACAATAGGTGGTGGTTCTATGCCTGGAGAAACAGTAAAGAGCTGTGGGGTGGGTATAGAGGGCAGTCCTCTAGAACTAGAAAGAGAGTTTAGACTAGGGACACCTCATATTATTGGAATAATAAGAAATAACCTTTTTATATTAGATGTTAAAGCTGTTAAGAATGATGAACTTTATTTAGTTGCAAAAAAAGCAGCTGAAATTATTAAAAAACAAATAATAAAAATCTGA
- a CDS encoding sodium:solute symporter family protein codes for MSDLLFYLYIFGIFLVGVASYKKIGGTKDFYIAGGNASVLRLTGSLLATILGSSAIIGSVNFSTRNGWAGSWFMICAALGLGVLYFILEKLRTFKGYNLPELLGDFYGIEVNKIASFVIPIAWTGIVASQIMGAAMIVSKMTSIAYTSGIWISGLVFIAYTCLGGQLSIIKTDFIQFLFIIFGLFFCFMYTSFNYDLGDALPLISYKFGYKELVVMLLTYSTTFFVGPDIYSRIFCAKDLKTAKKAIILSIVILLPLSYILSSLGIHAAALIGDRVVDSSLIFLIEEILPKSMAVLMYFCLLSAVISSADTTLLTASSMLTQIFIGNLKNKKSIGITRIFIIFLGVVSIYIALKMKFILSSIFLAFSIYSGAFIIPTFLGILGYRASKGYVILAIFAGGGLALIGKIYGGQSGNIYIIFAFVLNTLILGIPYIFKKKRDNLVKNQSTY; via the coding sequence ATGAGTGATTTATTATTTTATTTATATATCTTTGGAATTTTTTTAGTGGGTGTAGCATCTTACAAAAAAATTGGAGGAACCAAAGATTTTTATATTGCTGGAGGGAATGCGAGTGTTCTCAGACTTACAGGTAGTTTGCTTGCCACTATATTAGGGAGCTCTGCTATTATTGGAAGTGTAAATTTTTCTACTAGAAATGGATGGGCTGGTTCATGGTTTATGATTTGCGCCGCTCTGGGTTTAGGTGTCTTATATTTCATTTTAGAAAAGTTAAGAACATTTAAAGGATATAATCTTCCAGAGTTACTAGGTGACTTTTATGGAATAGAAGTAAACAAAATCGCTTCATTTGTGATTCCTATTGCATGGACAGGTATAGTCGCATCTCAAATAATGGGCGCAGCAATGATTGTGTCCAAGATGACAAGTATTGCTTATACCAGTGGGATTTGGATTAGTGGTTTAGTATTTATTGCATATACTTGTTTAGGAGGACAGCTTTCTATAATAAAAACAGATTTTATTCAATTTTTATTTATAATTTTTGGTTTGTTTTTCTGTTTCATGTATACAAGCTTTAACTATGATCTAGGTGATGCTTTACCTTTAATAAGCTATAAATTTGGATATAAAGAATTGGTTGTCATGTTACTTACATACTCAACCACTTTCTTTGTCGGACCGGACATTTACTCTAGAATATTTTGTGCAAAGGACCTAAAAACAGCTAAAAAAGCGATAATTTTATCTATAGTAATTTTACTACCATTATCATACATACTTTCTTCTTTGGGGATACACGCTGCAGCTCTTATTGGAGACCGAGTTGTAGATTCATCACTAATCTTTTTAATAGAAGAAATTCTACCAAAATCCATGGCAGTACTTATGTACTTTTGTCTTTTATCAGCAGTAATATCGTCTGCAGATACGACATTATTAACAGCGTCATCTATGTTGACACAAATATTTATTGGAAATTTAAAAAATAAAAAAAGCATCGGTATTACAAGGATCTTTATTATATTTTTAGGTGTTGTCTCAATATATATAGCACTTAAGATGAAATTTATTCTGTCTTCAATATTTTTGGCATTCTCGATATATTCAGGAGCGTTTATTATACCGACTTTTTTAGGAATATTAGGATACAGAGCTTCTAAAGGATACGTTATTTTGGCTATTTTTGCAGGTGGAGGACTGGCATTAATTGGAAAAATATATGGCGGACAGAGTGGAAATATATATATAATATTTGCATTTGTTTTGAATACTTTGATCTTAGGGATTCCATATATTTTTAAGAAAAAAAGAGATAATCTAGTTAAAAATCAGAGTACTTATTGA
- a CDS encoding C-GCAxxG-C-C family (seleno)protein: MDKINISKIRKTAEDYYKNGDFYCSEAVIKTLKDVFKPEIGDEVIALASGFPVGMGNAGCTCGAVVGAQMSLGLIFGRQKAKGKEVKKTMELSKEIHDIFRENNKTLCCRILTKDMKLGSKNHMTQCVKFTGDMAEAAAKIIARELSIETEEGHIDSTDKKNFISKIFGR; the protein is encoded by the coding sequence GTGGATAAAATAAATATTTCAAAAATAAGGAAAACAGCTGAAGATTATTATAAAAATGGTGATTTTTATTGTTCAGAGGCTGTTATAAAAACTTTAAAAGATGTCTTTAAACCTGAAATAGGAGATGAAGTGATCGCATTGGCATCAGGATTTCCTGTGGGAATGGGAAACGCAGGTTGTACCTGTGGTGCTGTTGTGGGAGCACAAATGTCCTTAGGACTTATCTTCGGAAGGCAAAAGGCCAAGGGAAAAGAGGTAAAAAAAACTATGGAATTATCCAAAGAGATTCATGATATATTTAGAGAAAATAACAAAACTCTTTGCTGTCGAATACTCACAAAAGATATGAAACTAGGTTCTAAAAATCATATGACACAGTGTGTGAAATTCACCGGAGATATGGCAGAAGCTGCAGCAAAAATAATTGCAAGGGAGTTATCTATAGAAACTGAAGAAGGTCATATAGACTCAACAGATAAAAAAAACTTTATAAGTAAAATTTTTGGAAGGTAA
- a CDS encoding flavin reductase family protein: MEKNVTDFKSCLKPMPDILVSCRSKDGEDNALAVRYAGNCSYNPPMIMVGIVPSRHSYNMIKETGVFVVNLVSEDQREQYAYLGSRSGRDEDKLKALGMNVGEGVKVNAPLLLDSPVSIECKVVDSIMTGSHEMFVGKVEYVHAKEDLIKENGSIDYSKIDLLKFR, from the coding sequence ATGGAAAAAAATGTGACTGATTTTAAAAGTTGTTTAAAACCAATGCCGGACATACTTGTTTCGTGCAGAAGTAAAGATGGTGAGGACAATGCCTTAGCTGTAAGGTATGCTGGTAACTGCAGTTATAATCCTCCGATGATTATGGTGGGTATAGTTCCAAGTCGACATTCATACAATATGATAAAAGAAACAGGGGTATTTGTTGTGAATTTAGTTTCTGAAGATCAGAGAGAACAGTATGCATACTTGGGGAGTCGTAGTGGACGAGACGAAGATAAATTAAAAGCACTAGGAATGAATGTTGGTGAAGGAGTTAAAGTCAACGCACCTTTACTTTTAGACAGTCCTGTAAGCATTGAATGTAAAGTTGTAGATTCGATAATGACAGGGTCTCATGAAATGTTTGTGGGAAAGGTAGAGTATGTGCATGCTAAGGAAGATCTTATAAAAGAAAACGGAAGTATTGATTATTCAAAAATAGATCTTTTAAAGTTTAGATAG
- a CDS encoding type IV pilin protein, producing MKKAFTLIELMIVISVIGLLSAIAISKFTDINKSAKVANVQGNLENLRTAIGIYYVKTSSYPDIENNEDLESIINLGYKFTEFYSRSTMPETPSSDTTSETNNVVSDRDNTGGWLYYYDEGEIYANLENGTYTGYESTEIWEEEDESATEIEELTSLGSTFEEISSAIISLMETLVMETGKYGRTWGDYRYTDLGLDPEEWAEAIDHIYYKPSGSTLLIEPEDGYTFIVTDSDGNTRELSSTLNWNLIYDDSDGNWYYHTVDEDNIIDISTLQVVES from the coding sequence ATGAAGAAAGCCTTTACTTTAATAGAACTTATGATAGTAATATCTGTAATAGGATTACTTTCAGCTATAGCCATTTCAAAGTTCACAGATATTAACAAGAGTGCAAAAGTTGCCAATGTACAAGGAAATTTGGAAAATCTGAGAACTGCCATAGGCATCTATTATGTGAAAACTTCAAGTTATCCTGACATTGAGAATAATGAAGATTTGGAATCTATTATAAATTTAGGATATAAATTTACTGAATTTTATAGCAGGTCAACAATGCCTGAAACCCCATCTTCTGATACGACTTCAGAGACCAATAATGTTGTAAGCGACAGAGACAACACAGGTGGATGGTTATATTATTACGATGAAGGGGAAATTTATGCAAACTTAGAAAACGGGACATATACAGGATATGAGTCTACTGAAATATGGGAAGAAGAGGATGAATCTGCAACAGAAATTGAAGAACTAACTTCTTTAGGAAGCACTTTTGAAGAGATATCTTCAGCAATAATCTCTTTAATGGAAACACTGGTAATGGAAACAGGGAAATATGGAAGAACGTGGGGAGATTATAGATATACAGATCTTGGACTAGATCCAGAAGAATGGGCAGAGGCCATTGATCATATTTATTACAAACCAAGTGGAAGTACATTACTTATTGAACCTGAAGACGGTTATACTTTTATAGTTACAGACTCAGACGGTAACACCAGAGAACTGTCGTCAACATTAAATTGGAATCTTATTTATGATGATTCAGATGGAAATTGGTACTATCATACAGTAGATGAAGATAATATTATAGATATAAGTACCCTTCAAGTTGTAGAAAGTTAA
- a CDS encoding thermonuclease family protein, which translates to MKVGKIYYGNGTYLNEEVVRAGYAWHYLQYAPNDPDIKQAEVAAKDQKKCKICKKSHRTCLRRIEILGYVFIFNQKFQGSIAYLS; encoded by the coding sequence ATAAAAGTTGGGAAGATCTACTATGGCAATGGCACATATCTAAATGAAGAGGTTGTAAGAGCAGGTTATGCTTGGCATTATCTACAATATGCACCTAATGATCCAGATATCAAACAAGCTGAAGTTGCTGCAAAAGATCAGAAGAAATGTAAAATCTGTAAAAAAAGTCATCGAACCTGTCTTAGAAGAATAGAGATACTGGGTTATGTATTTATTTTTAATCAAAAGTTTCAAGGAAGTATTGCATATCTAAGTTAA
- the argF gene encoding ornithine carbamoyltransferase, which produces MEHKHFLKLLDFKPEEIQELLDLSKKLKDDKKSGKEDKKLMGKNIALIFEKDSTRTRCSFEVAAYDQGAHVTYLGPSGSQIGKKESIKDTARVLGRMFDAIEYRGYGQKVVEELAEHSGVSVWNGLTTEFHPTQILADFMTILEHKGKLQGVKLVYMGDGRNNMGNSLMVGAAKMGMDFRIVGPKSLFPTQKLINQCLEISKLTGAKLTFTESVEEGLKDADAVYTDVWVSMGEPDKVWEERIEFLKPYQVNSEAMSHAKDDAIFLHCLPAFHDLETSVGRDIFDKFAITEMEVSDEVFEGPNSVVFDQAENRLHTIKAVMVATLGR; this is translated from the coding sequence ATGGAACATAAACATTTTTTAAAATTACTAGATTTTAAACCTGAAGAGATACAGGAACTTCTCGATCTCTCGAAAAAACTCAAAGATGATAAGAAATCAGGAAAAGAAGATAAAAAACTTATGGGTAAAAATATTGCCCTTATTTTTGAAAAGGATTCTACAAGAACCAGATGTTCTTTTGAGGTGGCGGCCTATGATCAAGGAGCACATGTGACTTATCTTGGGCCATCTGGATCTCAGATAGGTAAAAAAGAGTCTATCAAGGATACTGCAAGGGTCCTCGGAAGAATGTTTGATGCGATAGAGTATAGAGGCTATGGGCAAAAGGTAGTGGAAGAACTAGCAGAACATTCTGGAGTTTCTGTTTGGAACGGACTGACGACAGAGTTTCACCCTACTCAGATATTAGCAGATTTTATGACTATTTTAGAGCACAAGGGTAAGCTTCAAGGAGTTAAACTTGTGTATATGGGAGATGGAAGAAATAATATGGGTAACTCTCTAATGGTTGGAGCTGCCAAGATGGGGATGGATTTTAGGATAGTAGGTCCAAAGTCACTTTTTCCTACACAGAAGTTGATTAATCAGTGTCTAGAAATATCCAAATTAACTGGGGCTAAACTTACTTTCACAGAATCTGTGGAAGAGGGCCTAAAGGATGCAGATGCAGTGTATACAGATGTGTGGGTATCTATGGGTGAGCCAGATAAAGTATGGGAGGAAAGAATAGAATTCCTGAAACCTTATCAAGTTAATAGCGAGGCTATGTCTCACGCAAAGGATGACGCTATATTTCTTCACTGTCTTCCTGCCTTTCATGATTTAGAAACAAGTGTAGGAAGAGATATTTTTGATAAATTTGCAATTACAGAGATGGAAGTATCAGATGAAGTTTTTGAAGGACCAAATTCAGTGGTATTTGATCAGGCTGAAAACAGACTGCATACTATAAAAGCTGTTATGGTTGCAACTCTTGGAAGATAA
- a CDS encoding aspartate aminotransferase family protein, which produces MGKSNVMNTYNRFEPTFVRGNGVYAYDETGKEYIDFVAGVAVNCLGHSNPKIVETIKNQSETLMHISNLYWNEKQITLAKKLSQLGDLEKMFFCNSGTEANELALKIARKFGKEFSQGKHKIIYMKNSFHGRTMGALSVTGQKKYQDPYRPLIGGVVECEYNDIEDFVSKMDDDVCGVIMEVIQGEGGIISAEKEFLEKIRELCDKNNALLIFDEVQCGAGRLGTYFAYQKFGVVPDIVTMAKGLGGGFPIGAVLTKGEASDTLVPGDHGATFGGNPLACAVAVTIIDELVEGGIIAEVDKKSDYTRKAIEKMMKEHSVIEKVNGMGLLLGIKLKEELEAKTFVGKAFEKGLMLVGAGNNVVRLVPPLNVTYEELDKALQIIKEVFEEL; this is translated from the coding sequence ATGGGAAAAAGCAATGTAATGAATACTTATAATAGATTTGAACCTACATTTGTCAGAGGTAATGGAGTATATGCCTACGATGAAACTGGAAAGGAATATATAGATTTTGTAGCCGGTGTGGCAGTAAACTGCCTAGGGCATAGTAATCCTAAAATCGTAGAGACAATAAAAAATCAAAGTGAAACTTTGATGCATATATCAAATCTTTACTGGAATGAAAAACAGATTACTCTTGCTAAAAAACTTTCTCAGCTAGGGGATTTAGAGAAAATGTTTTTCTGTAACAGTGGGACAGAGGCAAATGAGCTGGCGCTCAAGATTGCAAGAAAATTTGGTAAAGAGTTTTCTCAAGGCAAGCACAAGATAATCTATATGAAAAACTCATTTCACGGGAGAACAATGGGAGCTCTTTCTGTAACTGGTCAGAAGAAATATCAGGACCCTTACAGACCTCTTATCGGAGGAGTAGTAGAATGTGAGTATAACGATATAGAGGACTTTGTATCTAAGATGGATGATGATGTCTGTGGAGTAATCATGGAGGTTATCCAGGGAGAGGGAGGAATCATAAGTGCGGAAAAAGAGTTTCTTGAAAAAATAAGAGAGCTCTGCGATAAGAACAACGCACTTTTAATCTTTGACGAAGTTCAATGTGGAGCAGGTAGATTAGGGACATATTTTGCATACCAAAAATTTGGAGTAGTTCCTGATATAGTTACCATGGCAAAAGGACTGGGAGGAGGGTTTCCTATAGGGGCTGTCCTTACAAAAGGAGAGGCTTCTGACACCCTTGTACCTGGGGACCACGGTGCTACCTTTGGAGGGAATCCTTTAGCGTGTGCAGTGGCAGTTACAATTATAGATGAACTTGTAGAGGGTGGAATAATAGCTGAAGTAGATAAAAAGAGTGATTATACAAGGAAAGCAATAGAAAAAATGATGAAAGAGCACTCTGTAATCGAAAAAGTAAACGGAATGGGACTCCTTCTTGGAATAAAATTGAAAGAGGAGCTTGAGGCTAAAACTTTTGTCGGAAAAGCTTTTGAAAAGGGACTTATGCTTGTAGGAGCAGGGAATAATGTAGTAAGACTTGTACCTCCTCTGAATGTTACGTATGAAGAACTGGATAAGGCACTTCAGATAATAAAAGAGGTGTTTGAAGAACTTTAG